Proteins from a genomic interval of Lacticaseibacillus pabuli:
- a CDS encoding MucBP domain-containing protein, whose product MTGKDMMGSNIITRVKLYKSGKLWVAAIVTIAGFATVTVTQTTTTFASADAPTTSVAEQANNPQKSDVAQTQDDVVEPVSTPQQATNTPETTPETPGQAVDAIVQEKSAINPSETAVNKSTASKQEASSQQTGTMSADKDQSKTEAVRVNEADASPVDPAGTAKSPIETSNPLVTTKDSNGDVSVDPDHTGENGVAITPVETKDYFNAQNKDKQQLTIDDTGAVVLTDGTIYMKYPQYNKGLGLLVANQQIDFKSNFSLDVTMSAKYDPDTMKNANNIIWLGGDGTSLFFAPLDASELSEKAVPGEFLGLPKPYNTDGKDVLSFNISTNARNNIVGYTDKEDANQWYVFQGNANALEPVDDVVATGIAIGQEKGQVSYNFNMNYKAANREITTIVTDELTNTQLQKWTYAIPNSWSNETYSMGVSASIADSRATYTAKVNSYTYTPVKGTLNIAAQGLPSDVEQPTQTGIKGMAGNIVAFYPAGTTPTTMDENGVAVATAIEVPAIDGYTLKDTQFVTIGADATTITLNYHKPTSIDVHYFGDDGRELQPATEMTGDVGAKYSLAGAPKFEGYTFKAATSSTNNKENVFIDGPQTVTYLYTKDVVASAGTTVHFFDENGNQIADSQTFSGNVGETYDSAPATIDGYTYQHLSADSAPVRGLLSTAAETVNYLYTKDPVAGAPVRVSFVDSSGNVLRADETLTGNIDDSYSVAPVEIAGYTYQGLANSSGPKSGLIASAPQRIMFIYKKNATPTTGTTPTLPQTGGGTITDQPAVTPAPTAAVPTVVPATPELPATGGTLSPTEPVHNALPDTHSAATPQQIAASTSARASRPRLIANAVSQTKQVTLPQTGEQHNQVLALIGAALLGLTALFGLQLRRREK is encoded by the coding sequence ATGACTGGAAAAGACATGATGGGCTCCAATATAATAACACGTGTTAAGTTATACAAGTCAGGCAAGCTCTGGGTTGCAGCCATCGTCACGATTGCTGGGTTCGCAACTGTGACCGTAACGCAGACAACCACGACGTTTGCTTCAGCTGACGCACCGACAACAAGTGTCGCTGAACAAGCAAACAATCCACAAAAGTCTGATGTGGCACAAACACAGGACGATGTGGTAGAACCAGTGTCCACGCCGCAGCAAGCTACAAATACGCCAGAAACGACACCCGAAACACCGGGACAAGCTGTTGATGCGATTGTGCAAGAAAAATCCGCTATCAATCCTAGTGAAACTGCTGTGAACAAGTCGACGGCGTCCAAGCAAGAAGCAAGTTCACAACAAACGGGCACGATGTCCGCGGACAAAGACCAAAGCAAGACAGAGGCAGTTAGGGTAAATGAAGCGGATGCGTCTCCAGTTGATCCAGCGGGTACGGCAAAATCACCCATCGAAACAAGTAATCCCTTAGTCACGACCAAGGATAGCAATGGTGACGTCTCGGTAGATCCGGATCATACCGGCGAAAACGGTGTCGCAATTACCCCGGTCGAGACAAAGGACTACTTCAACGCCCAAAATAAAGACAAACAGCAACTGACGATTGATGATACCGGTGCCGTTGTATTGACAGACGGGACAATTTACATGAAATACCCGCAATACAACAAGGGCCTGGGACTGTTGGTCGCGAATCAACAAATTGATTTTAAATCCAATTTTTCATTGGACGTGACGATGTCTGCCAAGTATGATCCAGACACAATGAAAAATGCGAATAACATCATCTGGCTTGGCGGCGATGGGACTTCCCTGTTCTTCGCGCCACTTGATGCCAGTGAGTTGAGCGAAAAGGCGGTTCCAGGAGAATTTCTTGGTCTCCCTAAACCCTATAATACGGATGGTAAAGATGTCCTCAGTTTCAACATTTCGACAAATGCACGGAATAACATCGTCGGATATACAGACAAGGAAGATGCCAACCAATGGTACGTATTCCAGGGCAATGCGAACGCCCTAGAACCCGTGGATGACGTCGTCGCCACTGGAATTGCAATTGGCCAAGAGAAGGGACAGGTCTCCTACAACTTTAATATGAATTACAAGGCGGCCAATCGCGAAATCACGACAATCGTAACGGACGAGTTAACCAACACCCAGTTGCAGAAATGGACTTATGCTATTCCGAATTCTTGGAGCAATGAAACCTACTCGATGGGCGTGTCTGCCTCAATCGCTGACTCGCGGGCAACCTATACGGCAAAGGTCAATTCGTACACCTACACGCCAGTTAAAGGCACTCTGAACATTGCTGCACAAGGTTTGCCGAGTGATGTTGAACAGCCTACACAAACTGGGATTAAAGGTATGGCGGGGAACATTGTGGCCTTCTACCCTGCTGGTACAACACCAACCACCATGGACGAGAACGGGGTTGCCGTAGCTACAGCCATCGAGGTGCCGGCAATTGACGGCTACACGTTGAAGGACACTCAATTCGTGACAATTGGCGCGGATGCCACCACGATTACACTGAATTACCACAAGCCAACCAGTATCGATGTCCATTACTTCGGGGATGATGGGCGCGAATTACAGCCGGCCACCGAGATGACGGGTGATGTCGGGGCGAAATACTCGCTGGCGGGCGCACCAAAATTTGAAGGCTACACTTTCAAGGCCGCCACATCCTCTACCAACAACAAGGAGAACGTGTTCATTGACGGTCCGCAGACCGTCACTTATCTCTACACGAAGGATGTGGTCGCAAGTGCAGGGACGACGGTTCACTTCTTCGATGAAAACGGCAACCAGATTGCTGACAGTCAGACGTTCTCGGGCAACGTCGGAGAGACCTACGATTCCGCGCCAGCAACCATTGACGGTTACACCTACCAGCATTTGAGCGCTGATTCAGCACCTGTTCGCGGGTTGCTGAGCACAGCGGCTGAGACAGTTAACTACCTCTACACCAAGGATCCCGTGGCGGGGGCACCGGTTCGCGTATCCTTTGTTGATTCTTCAGGCAATGTGCTCCGAGCAGATGAAACCTTAACGGGTAATATTGATGATTCGTACAGCGTCGCACCGGTTGAAATTGCGGGTTACACTTATCAGGGGCTGGCGAACTCATCCGGCCCTAAGTCTGGCCTGATTGCTTCGGCTCCCCAGCGCATCATGTTTATTTACAAGAAGAATGCGACGCCAACAACTGGCACGACCCCTACCTTGCCACAAACAGGTGGTGGGACCATCACGGATCAACCCGCGGTGACACCAGCACCGACCGCCGCAGTTCCGACTGTAGTTCCAGCTACACCAGAACTGCCAGCAACGGGTGGCACCTTAAGCCCAACGGAGCCAGTACACAACGCACTACCAGATACACATTCTGCGGCAACACCACAGCAGATTGCGGCAAGCACTAGCGCCCGCGCATCCCGGCCGCGGCTCATCGCAAATGCGGTTAGCCAGACAAAACAGGTCACATTACCGCAGACTGGTGAGCAGCACAACCAAGTATTGGCGCTCATCGGTGCTGCTTTACTCGGCCTGACAGCACTATTCGGGCTGCAACTGCGCCGCCGTGAGAAATAA
- the ispE gene encoding 4-(cytidine 5'-diphospho)-2-C-methyl-D-erythritol kinase: MEITQKAPAKINLSLDALFRHSNGDHEWRMVMTSVDLADYVHIRPAGRISVTTDSGFLPEDPRNLAFQAARVLQRESGVKRGAAIHIEKHIPVAAGLGGGSSDAAAVLRGLNELWGLGYSRERLARIGLSVDSDVPYCVYSETALVTGRGENVQPLGNLPQFWVVLVKPTVSVSTPSILRSIDYADKKRTPNTDAVLCGIRDADYSLMTSGMANALEDFTAARYPEITQLKEKLLRFGADVAQMSGSGPTVFGLCSKRRRAERVYNSMKGFCKEVYLVHTLS; encoded by the coding sequence ATGGAAATTACACAAAAAGCACCGGCCAAGATCAACCTCAGCTTGGACGCACTATTCCGCCACAGTAATGGCGATCATGAGTGGCGAATGGTGATGACCAGCGTGGATTTGGCGGATTACGTCCATATTCGTCCAGCAGGCAGAATCTCGGTCACAACCGATAGTGGATTTCTGCCCGAAGATCCACGGAACTTGGCCTTTCAAGCAGCCCGCGTGCTCCAGCGAGAGTCTGGCGTCAAACGCGGTGCTGCAATCCACATTGAGAAACACATTCCCGTCGCCGCTGGATTAGGCGGCGGCTCTTCGGACGCTGCAGCCGTTCTGCGCGGTTTGAACGAACTGTGGGGTCTCGGCTATTCGCGTGAGCGTTTGGCCCGCATCGGCCTGTCAGTCGACTCTGACGTGCCATATTGTGTCTACTCGGAGACCGCGCTTGTGACGGGCCGCGGCGAAAACGTTCAGCCGCTGGGCAACCTGCCGCAGTTTTGGGTTGTCCTCGTCAAACCCACCGTCTCGGTTTCAACGCCCAGCATTTTGCGCAGCATTGATTATGCCGACAAGAAGCGCACACCGAACACAGACGCAGTTCTTTGCGGCATCCGGGACGCCGATTACAGCCTGATGACCAGCGGCATGGCAAATGCGCTCGAGGACTTCACCGCGGCACGCTACCCGGAGATTACGCAGCTCAAGGAAAAACTGCTGCGGTTCGGGGCGGACGTCGCGCAGATGAGTGGCAGTGGCCCGACCGTTTTCGGCCTCTGCAGCAAACGTCGTCGCGCCGAACGCGTTTATAACAGCATGAAAGGGTTCTGTAAGGAAGTTTACCTGGTACACACATTGAGTTAA
- a CDS encoding cation diffusion facilitator family transporter, with protein sequence MHNQGTNSHAFSLGMLVNTVYTVLEFVAGLLIGSVSLVADALHNLSDVLGLAIAWIADKLTSRHPTKRRTYGLKGGSILAALINAFILLIGMGAIIVEAIGRFAHPAAVQGRDVMIVAGIGIIVNGATALMFMRGRNSDLNRRGAFLHMAADAGVSIAVVIAAGIMSVTGWEWLDPLMSILVAVIVLIATWELLRDAVNLALAAVPRDVDAGEVAQIIRDYPTVKSFHDLHIWAIGTQDTALSVHLTRTTRDNNDEFLAGLSKALEKHCDIDHITIQIECGDYPELSSQDNSY encoded by the coding sequence ATGCATAATCAAGGAACGAACAGCCATGCGTTTTCGCTTGGCATGCTTGTGAATACCGTATACACTGTTCTCGAATTTGTGGCGGGGCTCTTAATTGGCTCCGTCTCGCTGGTGGCCGACGCGCTGCACAACCTGTCTGATGTCCTGGGGCTGGCCATTGCCTGGATTGCGGACAAGCTTACCAGTCGGCACCCAACGAAACGCCGGACGTACGGGTTGAAGGGCGGGTCCATTCTCGCCGCGCTCATCAACGCGTTCATCCTCCTAATCGGGATGGGGGCCATTATCGTTGAGGCGATTGGCCGCTTTGCCCATCCCGCTGCCGTTCAGGGCCGCGACGTCATGATTGTCGCGGGCATTGGGATTATCGTCAATGGTGCAACTGCGCTGATGTTCATGCGTGGTCGTAATTCTGATCTCAACCGGCGCGGAGCTTTTCTCCACATGGCTGCGGACGCCGGGGTATCGATTGCCGTCGTGATTGCGGCTGGCATTATGAGCGTGACCGGCTGGGAATGGCTTGATCCTTTGATGTCCATCCTCGTTGCCGTCATCGTCCTGATTGCGACGTGGGAACTGCTACGGGATGCCGTTAACCTGGCGCTCGCCGCCGTGCCGCGGGACGTGGATGCCGGCGAAGTTGCCCAGATTATCCGCGACTACCCGACCGTGAAGTCGTTCCACGATCTGCACATCTGGGCGATTGGGACGCAAGACACGGCCTTGTCCGTTCACTTGACGCGAACCACGCGTGATAACAATGATGAATTTCTTGCTGGGTTGTCCAAAGCCCTAGAGAAACACTGCGACATCGACCACATCACCATCCAGATTGAGTGCGGGGATTACCCAGAATTGTCGTCGCAGGACAATTCATATTAA
- a CDS encoding CTP synthase, translated as MTKYIFVTGGVVSSLGKGIVAASLGRLLKSRGLKVTIQKFDPYINVDPGTMNPYQHGEVFVTDDGAETDLDLGHYERFIDINLNKYSNVTTGKIYSEVLAKERRGDYQGATVQVIPHITGLIKEKIMRAAKHSDSDVIITEIGGTVGDIESLPFLEAIRQMKADVGADNVFYVHATLVPYLRAAGELKTKPTQHSVKELRSLGIQPNMVILRTEKPVTEGMKEKISLFTDVPVEAVIESPDVPTIYSIIRVLHEQGMDDIVCRQLGLPDAKADIADFAELEHRVQNLQGQVKIALVGKYVSLKDAYISVSEALKSAGYFFNTDMDIEMIHAEDVTDANAAEILGDADGILVPGGFGDRGLEGKIAAIRYAREHDIPFLGICLGMQMASVEFARNVLGLKGAGSTETQPDAADPVIDILPDQEKDGDLGGTLRLGLYPCDLKAGSVAAAAYDNAKEIQKRHRHRYEFNTKYRSAMEAKGMVFSGTSPDNRLMEIIELPDKKFFVGAQYHPEFQSRPTRPEGLFKAFIKAAGNFN; from the coding sequence ATGACCAAGTATATTTTTGTTACTGGTGGTGTTGTTAGTTCCCTTGGTAAAGGGATTGTTGCTGCATCTCTCGGGCGTCTGCTCAAGAGCCGCGGTCTCAAGGTCACCATCCAGAAGTTTGATCCGTACATCAACGTCGACCCAGGGACCATGAACCCTTATCAGCACGGTGAAGTGTTCGTTACTGATGATGGGGCCGAAACTGACTTGGACCTTGGCCACTACGAACGTTTTATCGATATTAACCTCAACAAGTACAGCAACGTCACCACCGGGAAGATCTATTCAGAAGTTCTTGCCAAGGAACGCCGTGGGGACTACCAGGGCGCAACCGTTCAGGTCATTCCGCACATTACCGGTTTGATCAAGGAAAAGATTATGCGCGCGGCAAAGCACAGTGATTCCGACGTTATCATCACCGAAATTGGTGGGACCGTTGGGGATATCGAAAGCCTGCCGTTCCTCGAAGCCATCCGTCAGATGAAGGCCGATGTGGGCGCGGACAACGTCTTTTACGTTCACGCGACCCTCGTGCCATACCTGCGTGCAGCGGGCGAACTGAAGACCAAGCCAACCCAGCACTCCGTTAAGGAACTGCGTAGCCTCGGGATTCAGCCTAACATGGTGATTCTGCGGACCGAAAAGCCAGTGACTGAAGGGATGAAGGAAAAGATTTCCTTGTTCACTGACGTGCCAGTCGAAGCCGTGATTGAGTCACCAGACGTGCCAACCATCTACTCCATCATTCGTGTGCTGCACGAACAGGGGATGGATGATATCGTTTGCCGCCAGCTCGGCTTGCCAGATGCGAAGGCGGATATCGCGGACTTTGCTGAACTCGAACACCGCGTTCAGAACCTGCAGGGTCAGGTTAAGATCGCCTTGGTTGGGAAGTACGTTTCCCTCAAGGATGCTTACATCTCCGTTTCCGAAGCGCTCAAGTCTGCCGGCTACTTCTTCAACACCGACATGGATATCGAAATGATTCACGCCGAGGACGTCACGGATGCCAACGCTGCCGAAATCCTCGGCGATGCGGACGGTATCCTGGTTCCTGGTGGTTTCGGTGACCGTGGTCTTGAAGGTAAGATTGCCGCCATTCGTTACGCCCGTGAACACGACATCCCATTCCTCGGCATTTGCCTGGGGATGCAGATGGCTTCCGTCGAATTTGCACGCAACGTGCTGGGCCTCAAGGGTGCCGGCTCAACTGAAACCCAGCCAGATGCTGCGGATCCAGTTATCGACATCCTGCCTGATCAGGAGAAGGATGGCGACCTCGGCGGTACCTTGCGTCTGGGCCTCTACCCATGTGACCTGAAGGCAGGCTCCGTTGCGGCGGCCGCATACGATAACGCCAAGGAAATCCAGAAGCGTCACCGTCACCGCTACGAATTCAATACCAAGTACCGTTCTGCAATGGAAGCAAAGGGCATGGTCTTCTCCGGAACCAGCCCTGACAACCGTTTGATGGAAATCATCGAACTGCCAGACAAGAAGTTCTTCGTTGGTGCGCAGTACCACCCAGAATTCCAGTCACGGCCAACCCGTCCAGAAGGTCTGTTCAAGGCATTTATTAAGGCCGCTGGAAACTTTAATTAG
- a CDS encoding UDP-N-acetylglucosamine 1-carboxyvinyltransferase, translating to MEKMLIHGGKKLTGEVVIGGAKNSTVALIPAAILSRTPVTLDSVPHIQDVYNLMAILGEMNVDSDFTGNILKIDPTQIKKVDLPSGKIKSMRASYYFMGAMLGRFGHAVIGLPGGDDIGPRPIDQHVKGFEALGATVVDHNGIFEINAPKEGLHGARIHLDMASVGATNNIILAAVTASGQTVIENAAREPEIIDLATFLNNMGAVIRGAGTDTLLITGVPELRAHNVHTIIPDRIEAGTYLSLAATMGEGILIKNIIAEHLDSFLAKLEEVGVMMDVNEDSIFVYPSGELRGVTLQTDTYPGIATDLQQPVTPLLLAAEGESHVIDVIYPKRTRHVDELIKMGANISVGDGQINIAHSDNLHGANVVAEEIRGGACLMVAGLMANGETVISKVDNILRGYDRVVMKLRSLGADVEIVDLPD from the coding sequence ATGGAGAAAATGCTGATTCACGGTGGAAAAAAGCTCACCGGTGAAGTCGTCATTGGCGGCGCAAAGAATAGTACCGTGGCACTTATTCCTGCCGCAATCCTGTCCAGGACCCCAGTGACCCTTGATTCAGTCCCTCATATTCAGGATGTCTACAATTTGATGGCAATCTTAGGGGAAATGAACGTCGACTCTGACTTCACGGGAAATATCCTGAAGATTGACCCAACCCAAATCAAGAAAGTCGACCTGCCGAGCGGAAAGATCAAATCGATGCGGGCGTCCTACTACTTCATGGGCGCAATGTTGGGCCGTTTCGGTCATGCGGTGATTGGCCTGCCAGGTGGGGATGACATTGGTCCCCGCCCAATTGACCAGCACGTCAAGGGGTTTGAAGCCCTGGGTGCGACGGTTGTTGATCACAATGGTATCTTTGAAATTAATGCCCCTAAAGAGGGCTTGCACGGCGCCAGGATTCACCTCGATATGGCGTCCGTTGGTGCAACGAACAACATTATTTTGGCTGCCGTCACGGCGAGTGGTCAGACCGTCATTGAAAATGCGGCGCGCGAGCCCGAAATCATTGACCTCGCCACTTTCCTGAACAACATGGGCGCCGTCATTCGTGGTGCCGGGACAGATACCCTGCTGATAACAGGTGTTCCGGAGCTGCGGGCGCACAACGTCCACACCATCATTCCAGATCGCATCGAGGCGGGGACGTACCTGTCTTTGGCTGCGACCATGGGTGAGGGAATCTTGATTAAGAACATCATCGCGGAGCATTTGGACTCCTTCTTGGCGAAACTCGAAGAAGTCGGCGTGATGATGGATGTCAACGAAGATTCAATTTTCGTGTACCCATCTGGCGAGCTGCGGGGCGTCACCCTGCAGACCGATACCTACCCAGGCATCGCGACCGATTTGCAGCAACCCGTGACACCACTGTTGCTTGCTGCGGAGGGCGAGAGTCACGTGATTGACGTGATTTACCCGAAGCGGACCCGCCATGTGGACGAGCTCATCAAGATGGGCGCGAATATTTCGGTTGGGGATGGCCAGATTAACATTGCGCACAGCGATAATTTGCACGGCGCAAACGTCGTCGCAGAGGAAATTCGCGGGGGCGCTTGTCTGATGGTCGCCGGTCTCATGGCGAATGGCGAAACGGTCATTTCCAAGGTCGATAACATCCTGCGTGGCTACGACCGCGTTGTGATGAAATTGCGCAGTTTAGGGGCCGATGTGGAAATCGTCGACTTACCGGACTGA
- a CDS encoding type B 50S ribosomal protein L31, whose product MRKGIHPDYHEVVFMDSSTGFKFIAGSTKTSSETVTMDDGKEYPLVRVEVSSDSHPFYTGKQKFAKADGRVDRFNKKYGLTSK is encoded by the coding sequence ATGCGTAAAGGAATTCACCCAGATTACCACGAAGTTGTCTTCATGGACTCATCAACTGGTTTCAAGTTCATCGCCGGCTCAACCAAGACGAGCTCCGAAACTGTCACCATGGATGACGGTAAGGAATACCCACTGGTTCGTGTCGAAGTATCTTCTGATTCTCACCCGTTCTACACTGGTAAGCAGAAGTTTGCTAAGGCTGATGGTCGTGTTGACCGCTTCAACAAGAAGTACGGTCTTACGAGCAAGTAA
- a CDS encoding IS30 family transposase: MSHYNQLTAIERGRIESFIQLGLSLHEIATRLSRSVSTISREVHRCTKEYKALAAHKDYLKKRKACRRPRIFENAELRSSVIKAIQDDHWSPEQIVGNYIRTQGSSPFSFVTIYREIHRYNLGVPRSHGARGIARKLRHRGKTRHKKGYVEKRGKIPISHKLAERPLEADKRTRLGDWELDTVVGRDGGDVLVTMIDRRSRLLLAQRAAGRKALPVLETLKAIFSKIPHDILHTITPDRGKEFGRHAELTNEYEVEFYFPNPHAPWARGSNENTNGLIREYIPKGTDISTITDEEINRMVWQINTRPRKMFGWKSSLEVFWSEMFHLA; the protein is encoded by the coding sequence ATGAGCCATTACAATCAGCTTACCGCTATTGAACGCGGTCGTATAGAGTCTTTTATCCAGCTTGGGCTATCCCTTCATGAAATAGCAACGCGTTTGAGCCGCAGCGTTAGCACGATTTCTAGAGAGGTCCATCGATGCACTAAAGAATACAAGGCGTTGGCGGCACATAAAGATTACCTCAAGAAGCGTAAAGCCTGCCGTCGTCCGCGGATCTTTGAGAACGCTGAGCTCCGAAGTTCGGTCATTAAGGCTATCCAAGATGATCATTGGTCGCCAGAACAGATCGTCGGAAACTACATACGGACCCAAGGATCAAGTCCATTCAGCTTCGTCACAATCTATCGAGAAATACATCGATATAACCTTGGTGTACCTAGAAGTCATGGTGCTAGAGGCATTGCACGTAAATTGCGTCACCGAGGTAAGACAAGGCATAAGAAAGGCTACGTTGAGAAAAGAGGAAAGATTCCGATTTCACACAAATTGGCGGAGAGACCATTGGAAGCTGATAAGCGTACTCGGCTTGGTGACTGGGAACTCGATACTGTTGTTGGTCGTGACGGTGGCGATGTTCTTGTCACAATGATTGATCGCCGCAGCCGACTCTTACTGGCACAAAGGGCCGCCGGTAGGAAGGCTTTACCAGTCCTAGAAACCTTGAAAGCAATCTTCTCAAAGATCCCACATGATATTCTTCATACAATCACTCCTGATCGAGGAAAAGAGTTTGGAAGGCACGCAGAGCTCACAAACGAGTATGAAGTTGAGTTCTATTTTCCCAATCCGCATGCGCCATGGGCCAGAGGAAGCAACGAAAATACCAATGGATTGATTCGGGAATATATTCCCAAAGGAACAGACATCTCTACAATCACAGACGAAGAAATCAATCGAATGGTGTGGCAAATTAACACTCGCCCTCGCAAGATGTTTGGTTGGAAATCTTCGCTGGAAGTCTTCTGGTCGGAGATGTTCCACTTAGCTTGA
- a CDS encoding sensor domain-containing diguanylate cyclase, with protein sequence MTLSDYLISLFLVCMFTLGYATLYNQIGTTVNRSFERVRNLNASLQHLPQIIFVLLTLVALRIIEISLSGTVYWVFINMQAVILIFSNLIVPNLTDFVLIQVVGLYTLALTGGINWTTGSMYVLGCIIIYGERWYGPKISRHAFVYYLPPMLLGAIFWIVIGIKYHAVFSPLAASIQFAGFAISYIALANYDRFQERDQQLINRLQHDVQYDGLTQIRNWAMFQKDFSKAFANRHATKSLALVTLDIDHFKRINDNHGHLVGNQALILVATRLNHELGQLGDNYHAYRTGGEEFTLILPGANREVAQLVAEQCAAMIQALPVHIRSGELRLTASFGVAIANENDTSATSLYKRADDYLYQAKNAGRNQVSVEGTLLFNK encoded by the coding sequence ATGACCCTTAGTGATTACCTCATCAGCTTGTTTTTAGTCTGTATGTTCACTCTAGGCTACGCGACTTTATATAATCAAATCGGGACCACCGTCAACCGGAGCTTTGAGCGGGTGCGCAACCTTAATGCGTCGTTGCAGCACCTTCCCCAGATTATCTTCGTCCTGCTGACCCTGGTGGCACTGCGCATTATTGAGATCTCATTAAGCGGGACTGTCTACTGGGTCTTCATCAATATGCAAGCGGTCATCTTGATCTTCAGCAACTTGATTGTGCCTAACCTCACTGATTTCGTGCTCATTCAAGTTGTCGGCCTCTACACCTTGGCGCTGACGGGTGGCATTAATTGGACGACAGGGTCGATGTACGTCCTCGGATGCATCATCATTTACGGTGAGCGCTGGTACGGGCCCAAGATTTCGCGGCATGCATTTGTTTACTACTTGCCACCAATGCTACTTGGTGCCATCTTCTGGATTGTCATTGGCATCAAATACCATGCAGTCTTTTCCCCACTGGCGGCTAGCATCCAATTTGCGGGCTTTGCCATTTCTTATATTGCCTTGGCAAACTATGACAGGTTCCAAGAACGTGACCAACAACTCATCAACCGGCTTCAACATGACGTGCAGTACGATGGGCTGACGCAAATTCGCAACTGGGCGATGTTCCAAAAGGACTTTTCCAAGGCCTTTGCTAACCGCCACGCGACGAAATCCTTGGCGCTCGTGACGTTGGACATCGATCATTTCAAGCGGATTAATGACAATCACGGCCACCTCGTCGGCAACCAAGCACTGATTCTGGTGGCGACACGGCTCAATCATGAGCTGGGTCAGCTGGGGGATAATTACCATGCTTACCGGACGGGCGGCGAGGAATTCACTTTGATTCTCCCTGGTGCAAACCGCGAAGTGGCACAGCTCGTGGCTGAACAGTGTGCCGCAATGATCCAAGCGCTACCCGTGCACATCCGCAGTGGTGAACTGCGGCTCACGGCTTCCTTCGGGGTTGCCATTGCCAACGAAAATGATACCAGCGCGACCAGTCTCTATAAACGCGCAGATGATTATCTCTACCAGGCCAAGAACGCCGGCCGCAATCAGGTTTCCGTCGAAGGCACCTTGCTGTTTAACAAGTAA